The DNA window GCACGAGTGCTTCACCGTGGTGGCGGGATGGCCCAAGGGGGTCGTCAGGGAACCGACGCGGGAGGAGCGGGCGGCCTGGGTCATGCGCGACAATCGCGCGGCGTTCGCCGGCCTCGCGGGACTGGCGCTGGTGCTGGCCTACTATCTCGCCGCGTGGGCGTTCGTCGGCATCGACCCGTCGCGCGGCACGATCATTCCCCTCTACGAGCCCCCGCGCGGCTTCTCGCCGGCCCAGGCACGGTACCTCTGGAGGATGGGCTTCGACCAGAAGGCGTTCTCCGCCGCCGTCATCAACCTCGCGGTGAAAGGGCACCTGAAGATCGTCGAGGACAGCGGCGTCTATACGTTGAGCGCCGCGCGCGGAGGGAAGGGGGAGCTCGCCCCGGAGGAGAAGCGGATCGAGGCGGCCGTGCTGACCGCGGGGACCGGGATCGCGCTCGAGCAGGACAACCACGAGATCGTCCGCCGCACGCTCAGGGATGTGCAGGCGGATTTGAAGCGCCAGTGCGAGCGGGTCTATTTCGTCACGAACGCGGGCTATCTCGCCGCGGGCGCGGTACTCTCCGCGCTCGGGCTTCTCGTCGCCGCCCTGCAGGAGGAACGCGGGGAGATGCGGGCGGCGATACTCTTCATGGGGGTCTGGCTCACGGCGTGGACGTTCGGCACGGCGATGCTCCTGTCGCGCGCGGCCGCCGCGTGGCGGACGGTGCGGTACGGCGGCGGCGGGGTCGTCGCGCGCTGGAGCGGGGCGATCGGGGGCTCCCTCATCGCCGGCCTCTTCCTCGCGGCTGAGATGGCGGGGATCGTCTTCATCTGCGGCGCGACCTCGCCGCTCATGGGCTTCGTCGTCGCTGCGTACGGCGGGGTCAATCTGCTCTTCCATCGTTTGCTCAAGGCCCCGACGCGCGCGGGCAGACGGATACTCGACGCGCTGGAGGGGTTCAGGATGTTCCTCTCGGTCGCCGAGAAGGATCGGCTCAACTTCCTCGCCCCGGCCTCGCGGACCCCCGAGCTCTTCGAGCGGTTCCTGCCATACGCCCTCGCCCTCGACGTGGAGCAGCAGTGGTCGGAGGCGTTCTCGGAGGTCCTCAAAGGCGCCGCCGAGGGCGGCGAGGGGTATTGCCCCGCCTGGTACGCGGGGGACGCGTGGAACGCGCAGCGCGCCGCCGCGTTTGCCCCGGCGCTGGGCGGTGCGCTCGGGGGGGCCATCTCGTCGTCTTCGCAGGCGCCCGGTTCGAGTTCCGGCTTCGGAGGGGGGGGAGGGAGCGGGGGCGGGGGCGGGGGCGGCGGGGGCGGGGGCTGGTGAGGGGCGCAGCGGTTCGTTCGACGGTTTCCCGCCGCGCGGGAGGGGTCAGGCGATGGTCCGATGCGGCACGCAGGACGCCGCGGCGGCGCCTTTCGGCTTCCGCCTGATCACGCGCACCATCCTGCCCGCCTGCTCCAGGATGTCGAGCGCCTGGTCGATATCCTCCTCCGTGTGCGCGGCGGTCACCGCCGCGCGGATGCGGCTCGTTCCGGGCGGCACGGCGGGGGAGAGCACGGGCAGCACGAAGAGCCCCCGCTCCTGCGCGAGCTTGGTCATCATCA is part of the Chlamydiota bacterium genome and encodes:
- a CDS encoding DUF2207 domain-containing protein encodes the protein MSAGKTPRASLRLLCFSAASLFLFAPLPARGADEVIRSFHSDIEVRSDGTMAVVETIRAVSAGREIQRGIYRDFPTRYRDLYGNRYRVGFAVRGASRDGAPEQYRVEPRGNGYRVYLGRKDLFLAPGEHTWTLDYVTDRQLGFFEAHDELYWNVTGTGWGFPVERASAAVRIPGGFPDEGTRLACYTGPHGSREQACAAFVGPDGTARFRTTRALAPHECFTVVAGWPKGVVREPTREERAAWVMRDNRAAFAGLAGLALVLAYYLAAWAFVGIDPSRGTIIPLYEPPRGFSPAQARYLWRMGFDQKAFSAAVINLAVKGHLKIVEDSGVYTLSAARGGKGELAPEEKRIEAAVLTAGTGIALEQDNHEIVRRTLRDVQADLKRQCERVYFVTNAGYLAAGAVLSALGLLVAALQEERGEMRAAILFMGVWLTAWTFGTAMLLSRAAAAWRTVRYGGGGVVARWSGAIGGSLIAGLFLAAEMAGIVFICGATSPLMGFVVAAYGGVNLLFHRLLKAPTRAGRRILDALEGFRMFLSVAEKDRLNFLAPASRTPELFERFLPYALALDVEQQWSEAFSEVLKGAAEGGEGYCPAWYAGDAWNAQRAAAFAPALGGALGGAISSSSQAPGSSSGFGGGGGSGGGGGGGGGGGW